The segment CTCCGGGGGCTCGAACCACTCGTGGTGGGGGAGGACCCGATGGCGGTCGAGCGGCTCACCAAGCGGGTGGAGGTGGTGGGGACGTGGCACCACATGCGTAACCAGAGCCCGGCGCTCGCCGCGGTGGACATGGCGTGCTGGGACATCGTGGGCAAGGTGTGTAGTCAGCCGTTGTCCACCCTGTTCGGTGGGGTCTTCCACGACACGGTGGAGTTCTTCTACTACGTGACCGGCGCGGAGCCGGACCAGCTACGGCAGATGGCGGAGGAGGGCACCAAGGCGGGGTTTTCGACCTTCTACCTCAAGGTGGGCGCGCCCGACCCACGGGAGGACCTGGAACGGGTGGCGGCCGTCCGGGACGGCGCGGGGGCCGCGGGGCGCATCCGGGTGGACGCCAACGAGGCCTGGTCGCCGGCGGCCGCCATCCGGATCCTGCGCGAGATGGAGCCGTTCGGGCTGGAGTTCGCGGAGCAGCCGGTCTCCGGCCGCAACCTCACCGAGATGGCCTACGTCCGGTCGCGGGTGGACACCCCGTTGCTGGCGAACGAGGCGTCCTGGACCCGCTTCGATCAGATGGAGACGGTCCGGCACGCCGCCGCGGACGCGATCTCGGTGGACAACCAGATGGACGGCGGACTGATGAACCTCAAGCGCTCCGCCGGGATCTGCGAGGCGGCGGGGCTCGGAGTGGTCAAGCACAGCCTGGGCGAGCTGGGCGTCGCGCTCACGGCATCGCTGCACGTGCTGTCGACCACTCCGAACTTCATCTACGCCAACCAGGGGTACGCGTCGATCCTCGCCGACGACATTCTCGCCGAGCCCTATGAGCATCGGGACGGTCGGCTGGCCCCGCCGAGTGGCCCCGGTCTGGGGGTGAGCCTGGACCGGGAGAAGGTGGGGCGCTACGCGGAGGACTACGCCCGTGATCCGGCGGCGTTCGCGTTCACCAGCCGGGCCACGGGAGCGGCGCACCTGCCTCGGTTGTGAGAGCGGTCAGACGGCGGGCGTGGGAGTCGTTTCCGAGTTGGAGCCGCCGAGGAGCCGGTCGCGCAGGGCCAGGATTCGGGCCCGGCGTCCCCACGCCACCACGACCAGCAGCAGGGTGAGGACCAGCGGCACGATCGGGGTGCCTTCGGAGAGCATGAAGAGATCCGCGGAGACCGCGCCCGCCATGACCAGGGCCAGGCCGGTGGCCGCGAGTCCGCTCAGCAGCGGGATCAGCAGGCCGACGGCGCCCAGCAGTTGGAGCACCCCGGTGAGGTAGCGAAGCCACTGGCCGAAGCCGAGCTCGTCGAAGAGTGAGACCTGGGCCTCCGCGCCGAGCAGCTTGCCCGAGGAGGTCATGAGGAAGGCTAGCGCCAACAGGCCCTGGAGTGTCCATAGGATTACGTTCTGTAGGCGCGACGGGGTGCGCGGGGATGCGGCTTCGGTGCTCATGCGGGCTCCTTGGTTCGGTGATTGCTACGCAAGACAATATTCCGCGATGCAACTATTGTCTAGCTCGGTTTTTGGGGAACCGATAGGTAGCCTTTGCGCATGAGCGGATGTCACCGGGTGGAGGGCTGCGACGATCCCCGCATCGCGGCCTTCGGGCTCGTCATGGACGTACGGTTTCTCCTCTCCTGTCGACTCGCGCCGGTGATGGCGCGGCACGGGATCGCCGAGCGTGACTTCGACGCCGTGCTGCAGCTCGCCCGTAGCCCCGATGGCCAGCTTCGGATGTCGGACCTCGCCGCCAAGACGGGCATGTCCACCAGCGGTATGACCCGTGTCGTCGACCGGCTCGAACGCCAGGAACTGGTCACCCGTCACCCACACCCCACCGACCGCCGCGCCTCCATCGTCGGCCTCACCGAGGACGGCGTCGCGCGACTGCGGGAACTCATGCCCGACCTGCACGCCGCCATCGACCAGTGGTTCACCGCGCGACTCTCCGACACCCAACGCGAGCAGGTACTCGGGGGGCTCGGTCTGGTCCGCGAGGCGCTCCTCGACTCCTCGGAGACCGAGCCCCCCGCGGGCGCTTTCGGTTCGCCCGGGCACTGCTGAGGGGCGGTCATCCCCCGGTGGGACGCACGTCCCCCCAGGGGCTGAATCCGTTTCCCGATCCACGGCCGATGTGGCTGGCCTCCCGTTCCTCGTACGTTCGCGGTACCGAACGACGAGGAGGAAGTCCATGTTCACCATCGCCGGAGTTACGGGCCACGTGGGATCCGCCGTGGCCGACACCCTGCTCACCGCGGGCGAACCCGTCACCGTCCTGGTCCGCCGCGCGGAGGCCGGAGAGTCGTGGCGGAGCAAGGGAGCCCGGGTGGAGGTGCTCGGCCTCGGCGACCGAGCCCGGCTCGCCAACGTACTGCGTGCCAGCGAGGGGTTCTTCACCCTGCTGCCCACCACGATGGACTCGACGGATCCCGAAGGGGACCACCGAGGGCTCGCCGACCACATCGCGGGTGCCGTCGGGGACAGCGGGGTGCCACACACCGTCATGCTGTCGTCCATCGGGGCTCAGCACGCGGGCGGGACCGGCCCGATCGCCTACCTCCACCACCTCGAGGGTGCACTGCGCGCCACCGGCACCACGTTGACGGCGCTGCGCCCGACCCACTTCCAGGAGAAGATCGAAACCGTTCTCGCCCCCGCGATACACGAGGGCGTGTATCCCGTCTTCGGCGCCACGGACCACGCCGTACCCATGATCGCCACCCGGGACATCGGCGCGGTGGCCGCGGAGCACCTGCGGGGCCGCGGGACCGACAGCGCGGTGGAGCTCCTCCTCGGCCCCTCCTACACCGAGCGAGAGGTGGCCGCGCGACTCGGCGAACTCCTGGGCAAGGAGCTCAACGTCGTCGCCCTGCCGCGCGAGAGCTGGGAGTCGACGTTGGAGGAGAGCGGGGTCTCCGCCGAGTTCGCCCCGGTGCTCGCCCAGCTCTACGACGCCGAACGCGACGGCCTACTGGCGCCCACCGGCCCGGCCCGCGTGCTGCCGACCGAGCTGGACGCGACGCTGAAGGAGGTCCTCGCGGACACCGCCTAGGCAACGCCAACCTCCGTTGATCTTGTAGTTGTCGCCAGCGTGGGCCCCTTGGTTGACGACGACGGCAAGATCGATGGGGTGTGTCCGCGCGCAGTACTGTGAACAGTGGAGTCGCGCCGCCGAGACGCGACCTGGCAGAGCGGGAGATGGTCCGCATGGTGACCATTGCGACAGTGATCGGCGTGATCTCGGCCCTCCTGATCGGCGTCAACGCGGGGATCTTCGTCGCGTTCTCGGTGTCGGTGCTCCCGGGGCTGAACCGGATACCGCCGGAGCACGCCATACCGGCGGCGCGCGGCGTCAACCGCGCCATCCTCAACCCGGTGTTCTTCGTGTTCTTCCTCGGCGCCTTGGTGGGGCCGATCGTGGCGGCGGTGTTCGCCTATATCGCCGGCGTGCCGGTGGCCGGGTGGTTGTCGGTACTGGCCGCCGTGATCTACCTGGTGGGGACGTTCGGGGTGACCATGGCGATCAACGTGCCGTTGAACAACCAACTGGAGAACGACGGTGATCCCGACCCCGAACGGGATCCGTCGGGACGGTCCGCCCAACGGTGGGCGACGTTCGCCATCCCTTGGATGAATTGGAACGCGGTGCGCTCCGTGGCCTGCGTGATCGGCCTGCTCGCGCAGGTCGGCGCGCTCGTCGCCCTCGCCTGAACCACGCGCACCGCCGAAACGACCATGGGACGGAACACGTGAAGGGTGGGCATATGGACGGCCCGGGTCAGGACGATCGCGGCGCGCCTCCGGGACCGGAGTGCGCGTGGGAGGAGGAACTCCGCCCGGCCGGCGTCGACGGCTCCCTGTCCCGCGCCTACCGCGTCAGCCTCGGCCTCTTCGCCGTCGCGATCCTCGTGGCGGCGGGGGTCGTCTCGGTCTGGACCGAGGACGCCGAACCCGGGGGGATCCTCCTCCTCGTCGTCGCCATGGCCCCGTGGTGGACGATGGTGTTCGCGCGAACCGACCACGGTCCGACCTGGGGGTTCGCCGCGGCCACCGTGGCTCCGGTGGCGGCCCTGGGCTTCGGTTGGTGGCCGGCCCTGCCCGTCGAGCTCGGCGGGAGCGCGTTGCTGACCGCCTCGGTCAGCATGCTGCTCATCGTCCTGCTGTACTCCGCCTTCGCCCCC is part of the Spiractinospora alimapuensis genome and harbors:
- a CDS encoding NAD(P)H-binding protein, whose protein sequence is MFTIAGVTGHVGSAVADTLLTAGEPVTVLVRRAEAGESWRSKGARVEVLGLGDRARLANVLRASEGFFTLLPTTMDSTDPEGDHRGLADHIAGAVGDSGVPHTVMLSSIGAQHAGGTGPIAYLHHLEGALRATGTTLTALRPTHFQEKIETVLAPAIHEGVYPVFGATDHAVPMIATRDIGAVAAEHLRGRGTDSAVELLLGPSYTEREVAARLGELLGKELNVVALPRESWESTLEESGVSAEFAPVLAQLYDAERDGLLAPTGPARVLPTELDATLKEVLADTA
- a CDS encoding MarR family winged helix-turn-helix transcriptional regulator, whose translation is MSGCHRVEGCDDPRIAAFGLVMDVRFLLSCRLAPVMARHGIAERDFDAVLQLARSPDGQLRMSDLAAKTGMSTSGMTRVVDRLERQELVTRHPHPTDRRASIVGLTEDGVARLRELMPDLHAAIDQWFTARLSDTQREQVLGGLGLVREALLDSSETEPPAGAFGSPGHC
- a CDS encoding anthrone oxygenase family protein; protein product: MVTIATVIGVISALLIGVNAGIFVAFSVSVLPGLNRIPPEHAIPAARGVNRAILNPVFFVFFLGALVGPIVAAVFAYIAGVPVAGWLSVLAAVIYLVGTFGVTMAINVPLNNQLENDGDPDPERDPSGRSAQRWATFAIPWMNWNAVRSVACVIGLLAQVGALVALA
- a CDS encoding DoxX family protein, which translates into the protein MSTEAASPRTPSRLQNVILWTLQGLLALAFLMTSSGKLLGAEAQVSLFDELGFGQWLRYLTGVLQLLGAVGLLIPLLSGLAATGLALVMAGAVSADLFMLSEGTPIVPLVLTLLLVVVAWGRRARILALRDRLLGGSNSETTPTPAV
- a CDS encoding mandelate racemase/muconate lactonizing enzyme family protein, with product MRITAVRATPIAVPLRVPEVWAFGRRTGQISVLVEVDTDEGVTGIGEAAAYPSVDVVLAALRGLEPLVVGEDPMAVERLTKRVEVVGTWHHMRNQSPALAAVDMACWDIVGKVCSQPLSTLFGGVFHDTVEFFYYVTGAEPDQLRQMAEEGTKAGFSTFYLKVGAPDPREDLERVAAVRDGAGAAGRIRVDANEAWSPAAAIRILREMEPFGLEFAEQPVSGRNLTEMAYVRSRVDTPLLANEASWTRFDQMETVRHAAADAISVDNQMDGGLMNLKRSAGICEAAGLGVVKHSLGELGVALTASLHVLSTTPNFIYANQGYASILADDILAEPYEHRDGRLAPPSGPGLGVSLDREKVGRYAEDYARDPAAFAFTSRATGAAHLPRL